Genomic segment of Vairimorpha necatrix chromosome 4, complete sequence:
TTGCTCCTTCAGCACTTCTAATTCAATTAAAGCTTCTAAACAGGCGTCAACGTTATGGAAAAGCCTTTGTATATACACAAGTTTCATTTTTGTGCTTTTCTTTAGTAACGTGCCGGAGTTTTCTAAATCGACGTTTTCCATTttaggggtaaaaaaatattttttaaaaaaacaaaatccGGGCACGTTACTAAAGATGCACCAAAAAATCAAGTATGTAAAAAGAAACTTGAAATTGTTTAacacattttttttgtattttattataagtCAACCCCAAATTTACATCTATTCATATtgtatttctttttgtaaaaatcaTACATccatattttaaacttcTCCTGTCTGAGTGCAACTCTTTATAACATATGaacaaataaacataaaactCGTTTTTAgcaatattaatttttgtcaaatttcaaataaaatccTTTTATTAAGGAGTTTAAATAGTCGACTGGgtatttttaagaataaaaaagttaacTAATTAATCTGTTGAAATTTAAactaattcttttttttttgaccTCAAATATCCAGAGTTACGAGTATAGTTACGAATAGGCGTTCTTTTCTTATCTTGGACCAATGTTTCAAGCACGttacatttttatcaatataaCTAAATGATCAATTCAGTTTTTATGTAGacttaaaatttgattttcgttcgtattaatatttgttaatttttttaactttgCGAGTAAGGCGTATAGATCATAGGTATTTGGGTTTTATCCTTATCAAACAGATTTAGTAAGATTCTTACTTACTATAATTTGTCATAAAACATCATTGCAAATTGTTAAGCCGTATACATGGATTTTAGACAAAGAGaacatttaaatatatgcaTCAAATCTCGTCAAGGACGATTTCGCAGCAGATATACTTAACGGCCATGAGTGTAATAGCTTGAGAGAGACATCATTGTATTATCTCAATGATCTCTACATAATCTATATCGCATATACGACTCTTTACACCGCCACATCATTAACtctgcattttttattggacTGCTTTGATTCGAAACGTACACTAGTTACGGCCACCGTGCTTCAGAATATTAGTATAGGAAACTACTAGACCATCTATCGCCTTACTTCGTCTAGTCTTTAGTGAGCTCTAGGACCccactctagagtgcacCAATTATAGCCCTTAACTATGCCGTACCCATCagatacttttatgtatcattaAGTCACCACATGTGGTGGGATCCTGTTTTAGGTCTTCAGGTGCGTTTATACACTAGATTCTAATCCCTTTGTGGCTGGACACACTAAGTCGCATGAATCAACTTAATGATCATCGTTGGCATTTTCATCGTCTGAGTTTTTCCATTGCATCATAGAAAGAGAATCGTTTTGGTGCCCCTAAGTATCAAATCAAGCCATTGCTAAATTCAAGCATCGCCATCGACCACTGGGCTAAGGTTGCCCGCAAGAATTTCAGAAAGGAAGGAAACTGGGCTCAACAGAATCCTATATTTCAAGATAATGATTTTGCAATAGACTTTcgaataaatttagatgAAATAATGCCCAACAGCttatgtatttaaaatcatgTTTAGGTAACATGTCCGTgctataattattttctcAATTTATGAGAAAAAGAACATATGtattgaaaaattcaaaaaaaataataattaagaaAAACACTTGATTATAGATTAACCATCGAATTTTAGAAGATTCTGAAAGGTTTATCTGCGGGTATTTTCTTACTTAAACTATAAAGCTAGTTTATATCTTCAAAATAGCCGAGTCaacatatatttaaaaaaaaataatttttggaTATTCTAAGCAAGACTtcttgaaaataaaaaatataggaAGAAAATATACGGGTTAAAGTCGCTGAAACTATCATATTAAATGGCTTAGAAATTGTCAATCTGTCTTCATAGAAGACGATACTACTAAAATACAATTGATACTTGGAGGAGTCGAAGAGGTGATTGAACGAAATTTATGTTACATTAATTCCTAACGGAAAACACGAAACTTTGCAAGTAGAGTTTAAAAACGCATACTTATGTGAACTATTATTGTTACTGATGGATATACATCATACACTAATGCCGTGGATAATTTTGGATTAAAGCATAAAATAGTAAATCATAGGAAGAATTTGAAAACAACGAAGGTGGAGATACAAATAAGattgaaaattatagtTTATACTTAAGATACGATTATAGAAAAAGCCGTGGAACAAATCATGATCgtatcaataaatttttagaagatTTTTCTTGACGCAACAGACGTTGtcaatatagaaaatttttttctattccTAGTGCCccttctttatttttgcaAAAATGTCTAGTAACTAATTATGTCCAATATCAGAAttagtgtaaaaaaatagggagtcaagatttttaaaaaattgccccttttctaaaaaagaaaGGGAAGTTAAGCAATGAGGAAATCaaaacttttatatatatagcAAACAAACAATACTACCAGAAAAGTATAAAATGAGGTTGGTAAAGAAGAGTATCAAATGAAACCGCCCTTGAGGTGTAAGGCTGCAAAAtgtaaaacataattttcaatttggAATCATACTGTATTTGCATACAATTAAGCAGAATATTTACTTTTGTTATAAATAGTAAATTTCTggattttagaaataaaaataattaatatattaagaATTTCGGAAAGTaacatacaaaaattaagttTTCCCTAGaagttatataaattaaaaattcatgAGAAGcgtatatataatataaagcggataaaagagaaattttttatagtagaGAAAGATGAGAGTAAAATcgtcaaaattaaatatcgTAGGGTGAGGCTTGTTAAGGGGGTTTGGTGTTTCggaattgtaaaaaaaccGAAGCAAAGGAGATAGTCCTcgtaataaataataaaagaaacaaaGATACATTGTTTTCCATCGTGCTTAAATTGGTAAATCTCTATATATCATCCATTCGGTTATATGGAAGGCATATATActttaagaaattattatgCGGACCTTATAACTGTAAATCATAGTCGAACATATAAACAGAGTTACAGATGTTCATATAAACatcatcaaaaaatattaagaacCTTTTATGCTCATATACCCAATAAAAGTAAGACATACGAACTTGCCGAAATTTATTAACTCTATatatgattaaaaaaaatgagagAAATGACACTTTTAAagtattattaatattaaatttataatttgtatataattaaatgatatttaattacatttttatttaatacaagttggttttttttttgaagtttctctttctttctttttttaaaaaaggacaatttatttaaaattttgatccCTCTTTTTTACGCTTATGCTGATATTAGACTTAAATGTCtgtttaataatttttttagatggATGAGACGAATTTTTCAATAGGGACAATTATTTTACACATTAGCAATTGGCAAAGCTTTAAATCGCAATCTCTTTATACGTTTCTGATTTTTGTTCTTTAGTTTTTTACTACGattctttaattctttattcaaaacaaatataatttttaatatagtcttttttttagtcCATATTATCCCATAAATACTGAAGAtcgtttaaatttttattatcgcATAATGCGGTCATTTAGTAAtagttttagaaaaaaattttacacgAAATTATtgaacaaataaaattttttgtgactcaataatatcaaaagtatttttttcgtAATAGCTGACGTTATTACTGGGGACTTTaccaattttaaaatacatttctaAACAATTGTTTATTAAAGGCTCTTTTGGACTGTATTGGtctttgtttgtttgttctTGTCATTGCTTTGCTGATGACTTTTCTTCTTGTAGCTCATGCCCttcttttcaaaaataaacatttataaaaaataaaattctagaaaattcattttttctagaaaaagtttttatcaGAAAAAATGACTCTCTTAACATGTGGATAATACCACAGTCTGCCTCTACTAGAACTTTAGATAATTGACGTGAAACTTTTATTCCCCTTTAACCTGGCCCATATCCTTTCTTACTAACCGCTTCAATTCTTCGTAATTTTGTAAACTTATATCCAAGCTTATCAGGATTTAATAAGCGTTCTCGGCAGAAACCTCCCACTTTAGCTATCTGTATAGTATTTGTTGCACTATAAGgatatttatatgataTTGGTCTTCGCATAGGATCCTATAAATTCTCATAATActcaaataatttataaggCACTTCTCTCTTGATGATCTCATATGATAAATCCTTGACACTTCTATTTGTGTACTGAATGAcggcatttttatagaatcaTTTTCCTGCTTAATATCGAAGACTTTAAGAATATTCGACTTCAGAtctaatttatagaaatcaTTTATACTGGAACTTAGAGACAAAACTTTATCATGTAAGGAATTATTAGAATCATTCTTAGACTTCTTCTCTACATTTTTATCAGAAGACATAGTAGACACTTTATTAGGGCGCTTAGTCTCTTTTATTAGACTCTTG
This window contains:
- a CDS encoding chromobox domain-containing protein yields the protein MSSDKNVEKKSKNDSNNSLHDKVLSLSSSINDFYKLDLKSNILKVFDIKQENDSIKMPSFSTQIEVSRIYHMRSSREKCLINYLSIMRIYRILCEDQYHINILIVQQILYR